Proteins encoded by one window of Mesorhizobium sp. INR15:
- a CDS encoding aldehyde dehydrogenase, with product MITQNAIDTLRNTEIGARGLFIDGAQVEATGGASLPVTSPIDGRAFTSIADGNAADIDSAVRSARKAFEKGSWSRAAPAFRKKVLTRLAELIEKHADELAVLGVRDNGTEIGMAYKAEPLSAAGTIRYYAEAIDKIYGEIAPTADNVLGLIHKEPLGVVGVIVPWNFPLMIGAWKIAPALAAGNCVLVKPPEIASLTLLRLAELASEAGLPAGVLNVVTGHGAVAGEALGLHMDVDAIAFTGSGPVGRRLLEYSARSNLKRVFLELGGKSPNIVFADAPDLKQAAVVSANGIFRNSGQVCVAGSRLLVQSSVYDRFMDELLQATARLKVGDPLNLTSDIGAVSSADQLGKNLGFVAKAAEEGARLVTGGERILTETGGSYMAPTIFENVTQDMQLAREEVFGPVLGVMRFETEAEAVSLANSTVYGLASAVWTANLSTAHRMVRAINAGVVHVNTYGGADITVPLGGVKQSGFGRDKSLHALDKYLDLKTAWIAL from the coding sequence ATGATCACTCAGAATGCCATCGACACGCTGCGCAACACCGAAATCGGGGCGCGAGGCCTGTTCATCGATGGCGCTCAAGTCGAGGCAACAGGCGGTGCCAGCCTGCCGGTGACATCGCCGATCGATGGCCGCGCTTTCACCAGCATCGCCGACGGCAATGCCGCCGACATCGACAGCGCCGTGCGGTCGGCGCGCAAGGCCTTTGAGAAGGGCTCGTGGTCTCGCGCCGCGCCGGCCTTCCGCAAGAAGGTGCTGACGCGCCTCGCCGAGCTGATCGAAAAACATGCCGACGAACTGGCCGTGCTTGGGGTGCGCGACAATGGCACCGAGATCGGCATGGCCTACAAGGCCGAACCGCTCTCGGCGGCGGGTACCATCCGCTACTATGCCGAGGCGATCGACAAGATCTATGGCGAGATCGCGCCGACCGCCGACAATGTGCTCGGACTGATCCACAAGGAGCCACTCGGCGTCGTCGGCGTCATCGTGCCGTGGAACTTCCCGCTGATGATCGGCGCCTGGAAGATCGCTCCGGCGCTTGCTGCCGGCAATTGCGTGCTGGTCAAGCCGCCCGAAATCGCCTCGCTGACGCTGCTGCGCCTGGCGGAACTGGCCAGCGAGGCCGGGCTGCCCGCCGGCGTGCTCAATGTCGTCACCGGCCACGGTGCGGTCGCCGGCGAAGCGCTCGGCCTGCACATGGATGTCGATGCCATCGCTTTCACCGGCTCGGGGCCGGTAGGCCGGCGGCTGCTTGAATATTCGGCACGCTCCAACCTGAAACGCGTCTTTCTCGAACTCGGCGGCAAGTCGCCCAACATCGTCTTTGCCGATGCGCCGGACCTGAAACAAGCGGCGGTCGTCTCCGCCAATGGCATCTTCCGCAATTCCGGCCAGGTCTGCGTCGCGGGCTCACGCCTCCTGGTGCAATCGTCGGTCTATGACCGCTTCATGGACGAATTGCTCCAGGCGACCGCGCGGCTGAAAGTCGGCGATCCGCTCAATCTCACGAGCGACATCGGCGCGGTATCGAGCGCCGACCAGCTGGGCAAGAATCTCGGCTTCGTCGCCAAGGCTGCTGAGGAAGGCGCCCGGCTCGTCACCGGCGGCGAACGCATCCTGACCGAGACCGGCGGCAGCTACATGGCGCCGACGATCTTCGAAAACGTCACGCAGGACATGCAGCTTGCCCGCGAGGAAGTGTTCGGCCCGGTGCTTGGCGTCATGCGCTTCGAGACCGAAGCGGAGGCGGTAAGCCTTGCCAATTCGACTGTCTACGGCCTGGCATCGGCGGTGTGGACCGCCAACCTGTCGACGGCGCATCGCATGGTGCGCGCCATCAATGCTGGCGTCGTGCACGTCAACACCTATGGCGGCGCCGACATCACCGTGCCGCTTGGCGGCGTCAAGCAGTCCGGCTTTGGCCGTGACAAGTCGCTGCACGCCCTCGACAAATATCTCGATCTGAAGACCGCCTGGATCGCTCTTTGA
- a CDS encoding APC family permease, whose amino-acid sequence MSAVSEQAPANRLRKNSLGVGAITFMVISAAAPLTAVAGGTPLGMLMGNGAGFAGTYLIVTVLLLLFAVGYVAMSRHVGNAGAFYAYAARGLGGLAGGATALIAILSYNAMQIGVMGLLGAATSGLFAGWGINLPWWVWSFIAIALVAVLGYRQVDLSAKILTVLVLCEYAVVLILDIAILKTGGDSGLSAAPFSWSQITSGAPAIAILFCFAAFIGFEATTIYAEEARDPKVTIPRATYFSVILIGVFYMITAWLMAVGAGVDKLLPALQGLQDPTTFLFGLSDRYAGTMLSHAMSVLFVSSLFAGVLAFHNAVARYIYVSGREKLLPQTIGVTHSVHQSPHVASVIQSVLAAVVVGLFAVLGLDPVLALFSWLTNVATLGVIVMMAVASLAVVMYFRANPSAQENALKTTILPGLTFIAFVVIIYLIVINFGSLSGAGGFLGAFLPGLVLIAAVVGLLLAVGLKSRDPVAFENLGVPLKD is encoded by the coding sequence ATGTCTGCAGTTTCGGAACAGGCGCCGGCCAACAGGCTGCGCAAGAACAGTCTTGGCGTTGGCGCCATCACATTCATGGTGATCTCGGCCGCGGCGCCTCTTACGGCGGTGGCCGGCGGCACGCCGCTCGGCATGCTGATGGGCAACGGCGCCGGCTTTGCCGGCACCTATCTCATCGTGACGGTGCTGCTGCTTCTGTTCGCGGTCGGCTATGTCGCCATGTCGCGGCATGTCGGCAATGCTGGCGCCTTCTATGCCTATGCGGCGCGCGGGCTCGGCGGCCTGGCCGGCGGCGCCACGGCGTTGATCGCCATCCTGTCCTACAATGCCATGCAGATCGGTGTCATGGGCCTGCTCGGCGCGGCAACCTCCGGATTGTTCGCCGGCTGGGGCATCAACCTGCCCTGGTGGGTGTGGAGCTTCATCGCCATCGCCCTCGTTGCCGTCCTCGGCTACCGGCAGGTCGACCTGTCAGCCAAGATCCTGACGGTGCTGGTGCTGTGCGAATATGCTGTTGTGCTGATCCTCGACATCGCGATCCTGAAGACCGGCGGCGATAGCGGCCTGTCGGCGGCGCCGTTCAGCTGGAGCCAGATCACGTCAGGCGCGCCGGCGATCGCCATCCTGTTCTGCTTTGCCGCCTTCATCGGTTTCGAGGCAACGACGATCTACGCTGAGGAAGCCCGCGATCCCAAGGTTACCATTCCGCGCGCGACCTATTTCTCGGTCATCTTGATCGGCGTCTTCTACATGATCACGGCCTGGCTGATGGCTGTCGGGGCCGGTGTCGACAAGCTGCTGCCGGCGCTGCAGGGGCTGCAGGATCCGACCACCTTCCTGTTCGGCTTGTCGGACCGCTACGCCGGAACGATGCTGTCGCACGCCATGAGCGTTCTGTTCGTGTCGAGCCTGTTTGCCGGCGTATTGGCATTCCACAACGCCGTTGCCCGTTACATCTACGTTTCCGGCCGTGAGAAGCTGTTGCCGCAGACGATCGGCGTGACCCATTCGGTGCACCAAAGCCCGCATGTCGCGTCGGTTATCCAGAGCGTGCTTGCCGCCGTCGTCGTCGGGCTGTTCGCCGTGCTCGGCCTCGACCCGGTGCTGGCGCTGTTCTCATGGTTGACCAACGTCGCGACGCTCGGCGTCATCGTCATGATGGCGGTGGCCTCGCTTGCGGTCGTCATGTACTTCAGGGCTAACCCGTCCGCCCAGGAAAACGCGTTGAAAACGACCATACTGCCGGGCCTGACCTTCATCGCCTTCGTCGTCATCATCTACCTGATCGTCATCAACTTCGGCAGCCTGTCGGGGGCCGGCGGCTTTCTCGGCGCCTTCCTGCCTGGGCTGGTGTTGATCGCGGCGGTGGTTGGACTGTTGCTGGCGGTCGGGTTGAAGAGCCGCGACCCGGTTGCCTTCGAAAACCTCGGCGTGCCGCTGAAGGACTGA
- a CDS encoding ABC transporter substrate-binding protein, translating to MRLFGRFVLAASVALVVATGAASAQDKKLRIGTEGAYPPFNYANADGTLGGFDIDLGKALCAEMKAECEFAVQDFDGSIPALQAGKFDAIINITITPERAEKVDFTHKYYQTPPAIAVPKDSTIAGTTPDDLKGKALGVQTATIHQKFAEQKYSGSTVKAYPTGDDARTDMANGRLDAMMDGSIILTEWLKKPDGACCKLLGTLTADPAIHGPGVGIALQKGSKELADKFNAAIDALRANGKYKEINDKYFAFDVYGS from the coding sequence ATGCGTCTTTTCGGTCGTTTCGTGCTTGCCGCCTCGGTCGCCCTGGTTGTCGCCACGGGTGCCGCTTCCGCCCAGGACAAGAAGCTCAGGATCGGCACCGAAGGCGCCTATCCCCCCTTCAACTACGCCAACGCCGATGGCACGCTGGGCGGCTTCGACATCGACCTCGGCAAGGCGCTGTGCGCCGAGATGAAAGCCGAATGCGAGTTCGCCGTGCAGGATTTCGACGGCTCGATCCCGGCGCTCCAGGCTGGCAAGTTCGATGCCATCATCAACATCACCATCACGCCCGAGCGGGCAGAGAAGGTCGACTTCACCCACAAATACTACCAGACGCCGCCGGCCATCGCCGTGCCGAAGGATTCGACCATCGCCGGCACAACGCCGGATGACCTGAAGGGCAAGGCGCTGGGCGTGCAGACGGCGACCATCCACCAGAAGTTCGCCGAACAGAAATATTCGGGCTCGACCGTCAAGGCCTATCCGACTGGCGACGATGCCCGCACCGACATGGCCAATGGCCGTCTCGATGCGATGATGGACGGTTCGATCATCCTGACCGAGTGGCTGAAGAAGCCGGACGGCGCCTGCTGCAAGCTTCTCGGCACCTTGACGGCGGACCCGGCCATTCACGGCCCAGGCGTCGGCATCGCATTGCAGAAAGGCAGCAAGGAACTGGCCGACAAGTTCAATGCGGCCATCGACGCCCTGCGCGCCAACGGCAAGTACAAGGAAATCAACGACAAGTACTTTGCGTTCGACGTCTACGGCTCCTAA
- a CDS encoding methionine ABC transporter permease: protein MSPVLFELLLRSIWETVLMTAASGLISLVFGLPLGLALIATERGGIAESRWVNRVLGAIINGFRSVPFIILLVALIPVTRLIVGTSIGTWAAIVPLSIAATPYYARIAEVSLREVDHGLIEAARAMGGNRWTIIREVLVPEALPGIVAGFTVTLVTLIGASAMAGAIGAGGLGDLAIRYGYQRFETNVMIAVVIVLIILVCGIQRVGDRLVARLDRRG from the coding sequence ATGTCACCGGTTCTGTTTGAGCTTCTGCTGCGTTCCATCTGGGAGACCGTGCTGATGACGGCCGCATCGGGCCTCATCTCGCTGGTTTTCGGCCTGCCGCTCGGCCTGGCGCTGATTGCCACCGAGCGCGGCGGCATCGCCGAAAGCCGCTGGGTGAACCGGGTGCTCGGCGCGATCATCAATGGCTTCCGCTCGGTGCCGTTCATCATCCTTCTGGTGGCGCTGATCCCGGTGACGCGGCTGATCGTCGGCACCTCGATCGGCACCTGGGCGGCAATCGTGCCGCTGTCGATTGCCGCCACCCCTTACTATGCGCGCATTGCTGAAGTGTCGCTGCGCGAGGTCGACCATGGGTTGATCGAAGCGGCGCGCGCCATGGGCGGCAACCGCTGGACGATCATCCGCGAGGTGCTGGTGCCCGAAGCGCTGCCCGGCATCGTCGCCGGCTTCACCGTGACCCTGGTGACGCTGATCGGCGCCTCCGCCATGGCTGGAGCGATCGGCGCCGGCGGTCTCGGCGACCTCGCCATCCGCTACGGCTATCAGCGTTTCGAGACCAACGTCATGATCGCCGTTGTGATCGTGCTGATCATCCTGGTCTGCGGCATCCAGCGGGTGGGTGACCGGCTGGTGGCGAGGCTGGACCGAAGGGGATGA
- a CDS encoding MetQ/NlpA family lipoprotein: MSHVKNTLSPSPWSAVNRRTGLALLFASVVAAGGLMAPKTSFAEDRKSIKVGIISGEDEDVWRVVTAQAAEKGLTIETVVFNDYTQPNEALERGEIDANAFQHQPYLDNQIKTQGYHIVSVGYTGVWPIGLYSKKFKAVADLPEGAVIGVPNDPSNEGRALRVLQSEGVIKLKDGTGILATTADIAENVKKVVIKELDAGIVGRSVEDLDAAVVNTDWALKSGLTPENRIAQEAISDNPYRNFIAVKAGSENEAWVKTLVASYQNEAVKAEFDKVYKGTGISAY, encoded by the coding sequence ATGTCCCACGTCAAGAACACTTTGTCCCCTTCCCCTTGGTCAGCTGTTAACCGGCGCACAGGCCTTGCTCTGCTTTTCGCTTCGGTGGTCGCTGCCGGCGGACTGATGGCGCCCAAGACATCGTTCGCCGAGGACAGGAAGTCGATCAAGGTCGGCATCATCAGTGGCGAGGACGAGGATGTCTGGCGCGTCGTCACCGCGCAGGCGGCCGAAAAGGGCCTGACCATCGAGACCGTGGTGTTCAACGACTACACCCAGCCCAACGAGGCGCTGGAGCGCGGCGAAATCGACGCCAACGCTTTCCAGCACCAGCCTTATCTCGACAACCAGATCAAGACGCAGGGCTATCACATCGTCAGCGTCGGCTATACCGGCGTCTGGCCGATCGGCCTCTACTCGAAGAAGTTCAAAGCGGTCGCCGACCTGCCGGAAGGCGCGGTCATCGGCGTGCCCAACGACCCTTCCAATGAAGGCCGTGCGCTGCGCGTGCTGCAGAGCGAAGGCGTGATCAAGCTGAAGGACGGCACCGGCATTCTCGCCACCACCGCCGACATCGCCGAGAATGTGAAAAAGGTGGTGATCAAGGAACTGGATGCCGGCATCGTCGGGCGTTCGGTCGAGGATCTCGACGCCGCCGTGGTCAACACCGACTGGGCGCTGAAAAGCGGCCTAACGCCGGAAAACCGCATCGCGCAGGAAGCTATATCAGACAACCCCTACCGCAACTTCATCGCGGTGAAGGCCGGCAGCGAGAACGAAGCCTGGGTGAAGACGCTGGTGGCTTCCTACCAGAACGAGGCCGTCAAGGCCGAGTTTGACAAGGTCTACAAAGGCACAGGTATCAGCGCCTACTGA
- a CDS encoding aminomethyltransferase family protein: MMETFLAERRSPFYSSIVGLGATMGRVGGDFISAKYYSGIADEHLNTRRNVGVQDLSTMGKMDIKGPDAEALVNYVIVNDAAAMKPGQVRYSTVCREDGGIMDDLTVFRLASEHFMLVTGSVNRLKMLPWLQHHSQGRRAYVTDITAAVAFPTIQGPRSRDLLKAMVADADLDGLKRWSFASGRVGETKVLISRTGVTGELGFELFVPADEAASLWDVLMRAGADFGLKPYGVLAMFTLGLEKAYPAHGIDMDETRTPFHVGLDRWIKFDKGDFVGRDALLKVSDNGLDEQWVGLILDGDKPAATDARIMADGGDAGVVTYSDHGYSLGKVLATAHLRLPFTAIGTELSIDIDGKPTRATVAPIPFFDPEGARLRG; this comes from the coding sequence ATGATGGAGACTTTCTTGGCTGAACGGCGCTCCCCTTTTTACAGCAGCATCGTCGGACTGGGCGCGACCATGGGTCGGGTCGGGGGCGATTTCATTTCAGCCAAATATTATTCCGGCATTGCCGATGAGCATCTGAACACGCGCAGGAATGTCGGCGTCCAGGATCTCAGCACCATGGGCAAGATGGATATCAAGGGCCCGGATGCCGAGGCCCTGGTCAACTATGTCATCGTCAATGATGCCGCCGCGATGAAGCCGGGCCAGGTGCGCTATTCCACCGTCTGCCGCGAGGACGGCGGCATCATGGATGATCTCACCGTGTTCCGGCTGGCATCAGAGCATTTCATGCTGGTCACCGGCTCGGTCAACCGGCTGAAGATGCTGCCATGGCTGCAGCACCATTCTCAAGGACGAAGGGCCTATGTCACCGACATCACGGCGGCGGTCGCCTTCCCGACCATCCAGGGGCCGCGCTCGCGAGACCTCTTGAAGGCCATGGTCGCGGATGCCGACCTCGACGGATTGAAGCGCTGGTCGTTCGCGTCAGGGCGGGTTGGCGAGACCAAGGTGCTGATCTCACGCACCGGGGTCACCGGCGAACTCGGCTTCGAACTGTTCGTGCCGGCCGACGAAGCCGCATCGCTCTGGGACGTACTGATGCGGGCAGGGGCGGATTTCGGCCTGAAACCCTACGGCGTGCTGGCGATGTTCACGCTCGGGCTGGAAAAGGCCTATCCGGCGCATGGCATCGACATGGACGAGACGCGCACGCCGTTCCATGTCGGTCTCGACCGTTGGATCAAGTTCGACAAGGGCGATTTCGTCGGCCGCGACGCGTTGCTGAAGGTGAGCGACAACGGCCTCGATGAACAATGGGTCGGGCTGATCCTCGACGGCGACAAGCCGGCCGCCACGGATGCCAGGATTATGGCCGATGGCGGGGATGCCGGCGTCGTCACCTATAGCGACCACGGCTATTCCCTGGGCAAGGTGCTGGCAACCGCGCATCTGCGGCTGCCCTTCACCGCGATCGGCACCGAGCTCAGTATCGACATTGATGGCAAGCCGACACGCGCCACAGTGGCGCCGATCCCGTTCTTCGACCCTGAGGGGGCGAGGTTGCGAGGATAG
- a CDS encoding cytochrome P450, whose product MAALSFAENITVEALEADPYPIYAELRRSAPVAFVPAVNLWFVTRWKDVESVAKSPDIFSAVVGTSPVERSFGRPTILTTDGETHKQLRQGVDPKYRPRVVASYAGDLVRSIAEPYLDRIAEQGAAELMADYFEPVSTLSLARSLGLADIGMATLRRWFYGLAQGAINFENDPKRQEIADAISAEVGDAIRPTLERLAREPDDSALSHMLHDGMPEGEIRPIDFLMPSIKVILLGGMQEPGHGAGSILAGLLAHPEQLRQVRDDLETLVPKAVDEGLRWVAPIGTQTRQTTRAVELGGVTIPTGAPVAALVSSASRDESRFPDPDRFDIHRTEGNHAAFGFGHHFCSGRFFAREQMCLAVRLLLERFPDLSLVPGKEPVFRGWEFRAPTTLHVSFGAKTQ is encoded by the coding sequence GTGGCGGCCTTGAGCTTCGCCGAAAACATCACCGTTGAGGCACTGGAAGCCGATCCATACCCGATCTATGCCGAGTTGAGGCGCAGCGCGCCGGTGGCTTTCGTGCCCGCGGTCAATCTCTGGTTCGTCACCCGCTGGAAGGATGTCGAGAGCGTCGCGAAGTCACCCGACATCTTTTCCGCCGTGGTCGGGACATCCCCCGTCGAACGCTCCTTCGGCAGGCCGACGATCCTGACCACCGACGGCGAAACCCACAAACAGCTGCGCCAAGGCGTCGACCCGAAATACCGGCCGCGCGTCGTTGCTTCCTATGCCGGCGATCTCGTGCGCTCGATCGCCGAACCCTATCTCGACCGGATCGCCGAACAGGGCGCCGCCGAACTGATGGCAGACTATTTCGAACCGGTATCGACGCTCAGCCTCGCCCGCTCGCTTGGCCTTGCCGATATTGGCATGGCGACACTGCGGCGCTGGTTCTACGGCCTTGCCCAGGGCGCCATCAATTTCGAGAACGACCCCAAGCGGCAAGAGATCGCCGACGCCATCAGCGCCGAAGTCGGCGACGCCATCAGGCCGACGCTGGAACGGCTTGCGCGCGAGCCTGACGATTCCGCGCTGTCGCACATGCTGCATGACGGCATGCCGGAAGGCGAAATACGCCCGATCGACTTCCTGATGCCGAGCATCAAGGTGATCCTGCTGGGCGGCATGCAGGAGCCCGGTCATGGCGCGGGATCGATCCTCGCCGGCCTGTTGGCGCATCCCGAGCAGTTGCGGCAGGTTCGCGATGACCTGGAGACCCTGGTGCCGAAGGCTGTCGACGAAGGCCTGCGCTGGGTCGCGCCGATCGGCACGCAGACGCGCCAGACGACACGCGCGGTCGAACTCGGCGGCGTGACGATCCCGACCGGCGCGCCGGTGGCAGCACTTGTCTCCTCGGCCAGCCGCGACGAGAGCCGCTTCCCCGACCCCGACCGCTTCGACATCCACCGCACCGAGGGCAACCATGCCGCCTTCGGCTTTGGCCACCATTTCTGCTCGGGGCGGTTTTTCGCGCGCGAGCAGATGTGCCTTGCGGTAAGGCTGCTGCTGGAGCGCTTTCCCGATCTCAGCCTGGTGCCCGGCAAGGAACCGGTCTTTCGCGGCTGGGAATTCCGCGCACCAACCACATTGCATGTTTCCTTCGGAGCCAAGACCCAATGA
- a CDS encoding methionine ABC transporter ATP-binding protein: protein MNQHFPTAADPTASASAPAGTPQDVVRLTDLKRRFGATAALDGVSLTVRKGEILGIIGRSGAGKSTLIRCLNGLERPDSGEVFIEGREISRLGERELQPLRRRIGMIFQHFNLLSAKTVEDNVALPLKIAGRPRAERLQRAAELLDLVGLSEKAKAYPSSLSGGQKQRVGIARALAARPALLLSDEATSALDPETTRSILALLRDINRQLGLTILLITHEMEVIRSIADRVAVIDAGRIVEEGPVWSVFADPRSEITKSLLGSIRPQLPAELAARLVPGTGTETILRIDVAGEAARRALLSDLAAAVPGPFRLVHGGIDHIQEQPVGTLFLSVPGSDTNHLARVITFLEARDARVEVLGHVTGSV, encoded by the coding sequence ATGAACCAGCATTTCCCAACAGCAGCCGACCCCACGGCCAGCGCCAGCGCCCCTGCCGGCACGCCGCAGGACGTCGTGCGCCTGACCGATCTGAAACGCCGCTTTGGCGCGACGGCGGCACTTGATGGCGTGTCGCTGACCGTGCGCAAGGGCGAGATCCTCGGCATCATCGGCCGCAGCGGTGCCGGCAAATCGACGCTGATCCGCTGCCTGAATGGCCTTGAGCGGCCTGATTCCGGCGAGGTTTTCATCGAAGGCCGCGAGATCAGCCGGCTTGGCGAGCGCGAGCTGCAGCCGCTGCGGCGCCGCATCGGCATGATCTTCCAGCATTTCAATCTGCTATCCGCCAAGACGGTCGAGGACAATGTGGCGCTGCCGCTCAAGATCGCGGGCCGCCCGAGGGCGGAACGGCTGCAGCGCGCCGCCGAACTGCTCGACCTCGTCGGCCTGTCGGAGAAGGCCAAGGCCTATCCGTCGTCACTGTCGGGCGGGCAGAAGCAGCGCGTCGGCATCGCCAGGGCGCTTGCCGCACGCCCGGCCCTGCTGTTGTCGGATGAAGCGACCTCGGCGCTGGACCCGGAGACGACGCGCTCCATTCTCGCCCTGCTCCGGGATATCAATCGGCAACTCGGACTGACCATCCTGCTCATCACCCACGAGATGGAGGTGATCCGCTCGATCGCCGACCGTGTGGCGGTGATCGATGCCGGGCGCATCGTCGAGGAAGGCCCGGTCTGGTCAGTCTTCGCCGACCCGCGCTCCGAGATCACAAAAAGCCTGCTCGGCAGCATCCGGCCACAGCTGCCGGCCGAACTGGCAGCCCGGCTTGTGCCCGGGACCGGGACGGAAACGATCCTGCGCATCGACGTCGCCGGCGAGGCCGCGCGCCGCGCGCTGCTGTCGGACCTCGCCGCTGCTGTTCCAGGCCCGTTCCGTCTTGTCCATGGCGGCATCGACCATATTCAGGAACAGCCTGTCGGGACGCTGTTCCTGTCCGTTCCCGGCAGCGATACAAACCACCTCGCGCGGGTGATCACATTTCTAGAGGCCCGCGACGCGCGGGTGGAGGTGCTTGGCCATGTCACCGGTTCTGTTTGA
- a CDS encoding IclR family transcriptional regulator: MGTVGKAISLLELFTVGEPEHGLSDLSRRSGFDKATTRRLLMAMASHGFVEQDAETRQYRLGAGLSRLARIREARVPFLQTAVPFVRDLSTETGETVHLSEFGAGALVTVHVEHPARANRVNVDIGQLLPLHSTASGIVYMAFARDELVAACLKGSLNAFTPHTLVDPAAISRSASETRERGYSICDQGFEEGVISVAAAICAADGFAIGTIAVAAPKARTTMAEIAERGLAVMAAAREISTRLNGENLKILRRQA; the protein is encoded by the coding sequence GTGGGTACGGTCGGCAAGGCGATTTCGCTGCTGGAGCTGTTCACGGTCGGTGAGCCCGAGCATGGGCTTTCCGATCTCTCGCGCCGTTCCGGCTTCGACAAGGCGACGACGCGGCGGCTGCTGATGGCGATGGCGAGCCATGGCTTCGTCGAGCAGGACGCGGAAACAAGGCAATACCGGCTCGGCGCCGGCCTTTCGCGGCTGGCGCGCATTCGCGAAGCCCGGGTGCCATTCCTGCAGACCGCCGTTCCTTTCGTCCGCGACCTGTCGACAGAGACAGGCGAGACGGTGCATCTGTCCGAATTCGGCGCCGGCGCACTGGTCACCGTTCACGTCGAGCATCCGGCGCGGGCCAACCGGGTCAATGTCGATATCGGTCAGCTCTTGCCCTTGCACTCGACGGCCTCCGGCATTGTCTACATGGCCTTCGCCCGCGACGAGCTTGTCGCGGCCTGCCTCAAGGGCTCGCTCAATGCGTTCACGCCGCACACGCTTGTCGATCCGGCGGCCATTTCCCGGTCGGCGAGCGAGACGCGCGAGCGCGGCTATTCGATCTGCGACCAGGGCTTTGAAGAAGGCGTGATCAGCGTCGCCGCCGCCATATGCGCGGCGGACGGCTTTGCCATCGGCACCATCGCGGTGGCCGCGCCAAAAGCCCGGACAACCATGGCGGAGATCGCCGAGCGCGGCCTTGCGGTGATGGCCGCGGCGCGAGAGATTTCAACGCGGCTCAACGGCGAAAACCTGAAAATACTGAGGAGACAGGCGTGA